In one Shewanella loihica PV-4 genomic region, the following are encoded:
- the cydC gene encoding heme ABC transporter ATP-binding protein/permease CydC — translation MKHLLPFIKLFKRQWLMMLVGLLLSLTTLMAGIGLLSLSGWFLSATAVAGLSVVTAQAFNYFTPAGGVRFLSIARTASRYGERLATHEATFRLLTELRTWAWGKLMPLSAKELSHLRGGDLLNRLVADIDTLDHLYLRLITPLLASLLMIAALYGFLAWFDSELALTLCGVLLTLWFLLPLVFYRLGHRPGIAQLESRRQYRVLLLEYLQGQAELTLFGAEKRFRAELDSAQAKLFASQSTMTAVTALSQALLILSHGLALVLLCYLAADGVGDKVPPGPLLALVVFMTLACIEMLMPLAGAFQHLSACVQAAERVSEITERRPSIGYGEEASLAASRGALSIAGVSFGYQPGQRVLDDLSLEVKPGEKLALLGQTGCGKSSLLSLITREWTPDAGTLLLDGRPIEDYSEQALRRAMTVVSQRIYLFAGTLRDNLTLAQFEQAPEGSRAERKAWREANDAKLIEVLERVGLETLTQGEKPLDNWIGEGGRQLSGGERRRIGVARALLRDAPLLLLDEPTEGLDQRTEREIMALLLDFAKDKTMVMISHRLTAMDKMDSIHLMEAGKIRTSGTHQSLLAQDAHYASLNRVLS, via the coding sequence ATGAAACACCTGCTGCCTTTTATCAAGCTGTTTAAGCGCCAGTGGCTAATGATGCTGGTGGGTCTGCTGCTGAGCCTGACCACCCTGATGGCGGGCATTGGTCTACTGTCACTGTCGGGCTGGTTCCTGTCGGCTACCGCGGTAGCCGGGCTGAGTGTGGTGACCGCCCAGGCCTTTAACTATTTCACCCCGGCCGGAGGGGTACGTTTCCTCTCCATCGCCCGTACCGCCAGCCGCTATGGCGAACGTCTGGCGACCCATGAGGCCACCTTTCGCCTGCTGACCGAGCTGCGCACCTGGGCCTGGGGCAAGCTGATGCCCTTGAGCGCCAAGGAGCTCAGCCATCTGCGCGGCGGCGATCTGCTCAATCGTCTGGTGGCGGATATCGACACACTAGATCATCTCTATCTGCGGCTTATCACGCCGCTGCTGGCCTCGCTCTTGATGATCGCCGCCCTGTATGGTTTTCTCGCCTGGTTCGATAGTGAGCTGGCGCTGACCCTGTGCGGCGTGCTGCTGACTCTGTGGTTCCTGCTGCCTCTGGTTTTCTATCGTTTGGGCCACAGGCCGGGCATCGCCCAGTTGGAGAGCCGCCGCCAATACCGGGTGCTACTGTTGGAGTACCTGCAAGGCCAGGCGGAGCTGACCCTGTTTGGTGCCGAAAAGCGCTTCAGGGCTGAGTTAGATAGTGCCCAGGCGAAATTGTTTGCCAGCCAGTCCACCATGACGGCGGTGACCGCCCTGAGTCAGGCGCTGCTGATCTTAAGCCATGGGCTGGCGCTGGTGCTGCTCTGTTATCTCGCCGCCGATGGGGTGGGGGACAAGGTGCCGCCAGGGCCGCTGCTGGCGCTGGTGGTGTTTATGACCCTGGCCTGTATCGAGATGTTGATGCCGCTGGCTGGCGCCTTTCAGCACCTGTCGGCCTGCGTGCAGGCGGCCGAGCGGGTGAGTGAGATCACCGAGCGTCGCCCCAGCATCGGCTATGGGGAAGAGGCCAGCCTGGCGGCGAGTCGCGGTGCCCTGTCTATCGCGGGTGTCAGCTTCGGCTATCAGCCGGGCCAGCGGGTATTGGACGATTTGAGCCTGGAGGTGAAGCCGGGCGAGAAGCTGGCGCTACTGGGCCAGACCGGCTGCGGCAAGTCGAGCCTGTTGTCGCTCATCACCCGGGAGTGGACGCCCGATGCGGGCACTCTCTTGCTCGACGGCCGCCCAATAGAAGATTACAGCGAGCAGGCGCTGCGCCGCGCCATGACGGTGGTGAGTCAGCGTATCTATCTGTTTGCCGGCACCCTGCGCGATAACCTGACCCTGGCGCAGTTTGAGCAGGCGCCCGAGGGCAGCCGCGCCGAGCGCAAGGCCTGGCGTGAGGCCAACGATGCCAAGTTGATTGAGGTGTTAGAGCGTGTCGGCCTGGAGACATTAACCCAAGGCGAAAAGCCGCTGGATAACTGGATAGGCGAGGGCGGCAGACAGCTCTCAGGAGGCGAACGTCGCCGTATTGGGGTCGCCAGGGCGCTGCTGCGTGACGCGCCATTATTGCTGCTGGACGAGCCCACCGAGGGGCTGGATCAACGCACCGAGCGGGAGATCATGGCGCTGTTGCTCGATTTTGCTAAGGATAAGACCATGGTGATGATAAGCCACAGACTGACGGCCATGGACAAGATGGATAGCATCCACCTGATGGAGGCGGGCAAGATCCGCACTAGCGGCACTCACCAAAGTCTGCTGGCACAGGATGCCCACTATGCCAGTTTGAACCGCGTGCTAAGTTAA
- the putA gene encoding bifunctional proline dehydrogenase/L-glutamate gamma-semialdehyde dehydrogenase PutA — translation MFKASEVLTGRYDSATLDELFTAITNNYIVDEEQYLSELIKLVPSSDDEIQRITKRAHDLVHKVRQYDKKGLMVGIDAFLQQYSLETQEGIILMCLAEALLRIPDAATADALIDDKLSGAKWDEHLSKSDSTLVNASTWGLMLTGKIISLDKSIDGKPSSLLNRLVNRLGEPVIRQAMLAAMKIMGKQFVLGRTVQEALKNSTDKRKLGYTHSYDMLGEAALTMKDAQKYYQDYSNAIAALGAQQYDESEAPRPTISIKLSALHPRYEVANEDRTMTELYDTLIKLVSQARSLNVGVSIDAEEVDRLELSLKLFQKLYNSDAAKGWGLLGLVVQAYSKRALPVLCWITRLAKDQGDEIPVRLVKGAYWDSELKWAQVAGEGGYPLFTRKAGTDVSYLACARYLLSDATRGAIYPQFASHNAQTVAAITDMAGDRLYEFQRLHGMGEELYDTLLAESGVSTVRIYAPVGAHKDLLPYLVRRLLENGANTSFVHKLVDPKTPIESLVVHPLTTLQSYKTLANNKIVQPIDIFGAERKNSKGINMNIISESEPFFAALDKFKDQQWSAGPIVNGETLSGETIEVKSPYDTTQIVGKVAFANNQAIEQALASAHNAFGSWCSTPVEVRANALQKLADLLEENREELIALCTREAGKSIQDGIDEVREAVDFCRYYAVQAKKMMGKPELLPGPTGELNELFLQGRGVFVCISPWNFPLAIFLGQVTAALAAGNTVVAKPAEQTSIVGYRAVQLAHEAGIPKEALQFLPGTGATVGATITADERIGGVCFTGSTVTAKRINLTLAQRDGAIIPLIAETGGQNAMVVDSTSQPEQVVNDVVSSSFTSAGQRCSALRVLYLQEDIADRVIDVMKGAMDELTIGNPGSVKTDVGPVIDATAKANLNAHIDHIKQVGRLINQLELPAGTENGHFVAPTAVEIDSIKVLEKEHFGPILHVIRYKAADLPKVIDDINSTGFGLTLGIHSRNEGHALEVADKVNVGNVYINRNQIGAVVGVQPFGGQGLSGTGPKAGGPHYLTRFVTEKTRTNNITAIGGNATLLSLGDSEE, via the coding sequence ATGTTCAAAGCAAGTGAAGTTCTGACTGGTCGTTACGACTCAGCTACCCTAGATGAGCTATTTACAGCGATCACCAACAACTATATTGTCGACGAAGAGCAGTACCTCTCTGAACTGATTAAGCTTGTTCCCTCGAGCGACGACGAGATTCAACGTATTACCAAGCGTGCCCACGACCTGGTGCACAAGGTGCGTCAATACGACAAGAAAGGACTCATGGTCGGTATCGACGCCTTCCTACAACAGTACAGCCTGGAGACCCAAGAAGGGATCATCCTCATGTGTCTGGCCGAGGCCCTGCTGCGTATCCCTGATGCGGCCACCGCCGACGCCCTGATCGACGACAAACTCTCGGGCGCCAAGTGGGACGAGCACCTGAGCAAAAGTGACTCTACCCTGGTTAACGCCTCTACCTGGGGCCTGATGCTCACGGGTAAGATCATCTCCCTGGACAAGAGCATAGACGGCAAGCCAAGCAGCCTGCTGAATCGTCTGGTCAACCGCCTGGGTGAGCCTGTGATCCGCCAAGCCATGCTGGCGGCGATGAAGATCATGGGTAAACAGTTCGTACTGGGCCGTACGGTCCAAGAGGCACTGAAGAACAGCACTGACAAGCGCAAGCTGGGCTACACCCACAGCTACGACATGCTGGGCGAAGCCGCCCTGACCATGAAAGACGCGCAGAAGTACTACCAAGATTACTCCAATGCCATCGCGGCACTGGGCGCCCAGCAATACGATGAGAGCGAGGCGCCACGCCCGACTATCTCTATCAAGCTATCGGCGCTGCACCCTCGCTATGAGGTGGCCAACGAAGACAGAACCATGACAGAGCTGTATGACACGCTCATAAAATTGGTGTCTCAGGCGCGTAGCCTTAACGTAGGCGTCTCTATCGATGCCGAAGAGGTAGACCGTCTCGAGCTGTCGCTGAAACTCTTCCAGAAGCTGTATAACTCAGACGCCGCCAAGGGCTGGGGCCTGCTGGGTCTCGTGGTACAAGCTTACTCTAAGCGCGCCCTCCCCGTGCTGTGCTGGATCACCCGTCTGGCCAAAGATCAGGGCGATGAGATCCCTGTCCGCCTGGTGAAAGGCGCCTACTGGGACAGCGAGCTGAAATGGGCTCAGGTTGCCGGCGAAGGCGGATACCCGCTGTTCACCCGCAAGGCAGGAACCGACGTCTCTTACCTGGCCTGTGCGCGCTACCTGCTGTCTGACGCCACCCGCGGCGCCATCTACCCGCAGTTTGCCAGCCACAACGCCCAGACAGTGGCCGCCATCACCGACATGGCCGGCGACCGTCTGTATGAGTTCCAGCGCCTACACGGCATGGGCGAAGAGCTGTACGACACCCTGCTGGCCGAGAGCGGCGTAAGCACGGTTCGTATCTACGCCCCTGTAGGTGCTCACAAAGATCTGCTGCCTTACCTGGTGCGTCGCCTGCTGGAAAACGGCGCCAACACCTCGTTCGTACACAAGCTGGTCGACCCTAAGACACCGATCGAATCTTTGGTTGTCCACCCATTGACGACCCTACAAAGCTATAAAACCCTAGCCAACAATAAAATCGTTCAGCCGATCGACATCTTCGGCGCCGAGCGTAAAAACTCCAAGGGAATCAACATGAACATCATCTCAGAATCTGAGCCTTTCTTCGCCGCGCTGGACAAGTTCAAAGACCAGCAATGGTCTGCCGGCCCTATCGTCAATGGCGAAACCCTCAGCGGTGAAACCATTGAGGTGAAGAGCCCATACGACACCACACAGATCGTCGGCAAGGTCGCCTTCGCCAACAATCAGGCGATCGAGCAGGCTCTGGCCAGCGCCCACAACGCCTTCGGCAGCTGGTGCTCAACCCCGGTTGAAGTACGTGCCAACGCACTACAGAAGCTGGCGGATCTGCTTGAAGAGAACCGCGAAGAGCTGATCGCCCTCTGTACCCGTGAAGCGGGTAAGAGCATTCAAGACGGCATCGACGAGGTGCGCGAGGCGGTCGATTTCTGTCGCTACTACGCGGTACAAGCCAAGAAGATGATGGGCAAGCCTGAACTGCTGCCTGGCCCAACGGGTGAGCTGAACGAGCTATTCCTGCAAGGCCGCGGCGTATTCGTCTGTATCAGCCCGTGGAACTTCCCACTGGCGATCTTCCTAGGTCAGGTCACCGCAGCCCTGGCGGCGGGTAACACTGTGGTTGCCAAACCTGCCGAGCAGACCTCTATCGTAGGTTACCGCGCAGTGCAGCTGGCCCATGAAGCCGGTATTCCGAAAGAAGCCCTGCAGTTCCTACCAGGTACGGGTGCAACCGTTGGCGCGACCATCACGGCCGATGAGCGTATCGGCGGCGTCTGCTTTACCGGCTCTACCGTGACCGCTAAGCGCATCAACCTGACACTGGCCCAGCGTGATGGCGCCATCATCCCGCTGATCGCCGAGACAGGTGGTCAGAACGCCATGGTGGTGGACTCGACTTCACAGCCAGAGCAGGTGGTTAACGACGTGGTTTCCTCTTCGTTCACCAGCGCCGGTCAGCGTTGTTCGGCCCTGCGCGTGCTCTATCTACAGGAAGATATCGCCGATCGCGTGATCGACGTGATGAAGGGCGCCATGGACGAGCTGACCATAGGCAACCCAGGTTCGGTGAAGACAGATGTTGGCCCTGTGATCGATGCGACCGCCAAGGCGAACCTCAACGCCCACATCGACCATATCAAGCAGGTGGGTCGTCTGATCAACCAGCTGGAACTGCCAGCAGGCACCGAGAATGGTCACTTCGTGGCGCCGACTGCGGTAGAGATCGACTCTATCAAGGTGCTGGAGAAGGAACACTTCGGTCCTATCCTGCACGTGATCCGCTACAAGGCAGCCGACCTGCCTAAGGTGATCGACGACATCAACTCCACCGGTTTCGGTCTGACCCTGGGCATCCACAGCCGCAACGAGGGCCATGCCCTGGAAGTGGCCGACAAGGTCAACGTGGGTAACGTCTACATCAACCGTAACCAGATCGGCGCCGTAGTTGGCGTGCAGCCGTTCGGCGGCCAAGGCCTGTCGGGCACGGGTCCTAAGGCCGGTGGTCCACACTACCTGACCCGTTTCGTCACCGAGAAGACGCGCACCAACAACATCACCGCCATCGGCGGTAACGCCACCCTGCTTTCTCTGGGTGACAGCGAAGAGTAA
- a CDS encoding TIGR04211 family SH3 domain-containing protein translates to MMLISSTLMAAEQTRYISDNVYTFIHGGPGTQYRILGSVEAGQPVTYLGEMQNDYAKVVDHKGREGWVDSKMLDSGKSFRVQLPEVQAELDRVKAELENITNESDSSTQVIRQLRSQLANAEEALAKASSERDSATRELTKLKNDERFELMKQGGMIAGIGVLIGVILVYLPRPRRRQKNRW, encoded by the coding sequence ATGATGCTAATATCATCGACCCTGATGGCGGCTGAGCAGACCCGTTATATCTCAGATAACGTCTACACCTTCATTCACGGTGGTCCTGGCACCCAATACCGTATTCTGGGCAGCGTCGAAGCCGGTCAACCGGTCACCTACCTGGGTGAGATGCAAAACGACTACGCCAAGGTCGTCGACCACAAGGGCCGCGAAGGCTGGGTCGACAGCAAGATGTTGGACTCTGGCAAGAGCTTCCGTGTGCAGCTGCCAGAGGTTCAGGCCGAACTCGACAGAGTCAAGGCTGAACTTGAGAACATCACCAACGAGAGCGACAGCAGCACTCAGGTGATCCGCCAGCTACGTTCGCAACTGGCTAACGCCGAAGAAGCCCTGGCCAAGGCCTCGAGCGAGCGCGACAGCGCCACCCGCGAGCTGACCAAGCTGAAAAACGACGAGCGCTTCGAGCTGATGAAGCAAGGCGGCATGATTGCCGGTATCGGCGTGTTGATCGGTGTAATTCTGGTCTATCTTCCGCGTCCACGTCGTCGCCAGAAGAACCGCTGGTAA
- a CDS encoding inorganic phosphate transporter, producing the protein MVDVLITNGPWLIAIAAAFGFLMAWGIGANDVANAMGTSVGSNAITIKQAIIIAMIFEFAGAYLAGGEVTSTIRKGIIDSAYFVDSPELLVYGMISALLAAGIWLVVASALGWPVSTTHSIVGAIVGFAAVGVSADSVAWSKVLGIVGSWIITPAISGFIAFTIFQSVQKLIFNTDNPLENAKRYVPFYMALAGFVMSLVTIKKGLKHVGLHFTNVEAYSLAVFIAILVGIGGMIAIRRLKMSQSADRQTQFGNVEKVFAILMVVTACCMAFAHGSNDVANAIGPLAAVVSVVNSGGEIASKAELVWWILPLGAFGIVMGLAIFGKRVMQTIGKNITHLTPSRGFAAELAAASTVVIASGTGLPISTTQTLVGAVLGVGMARGIAAINIGVVRNIVVSWVVTLPAGAGLSIIFFFMIKGIFS; encoded by the coding sequence ATGGTTGATGTATTAATCACCAATGGCCCGTGGCTAATTGCCATTGCGGCTGCATTTGGATTTTTAATGGCGTGGGGTATTGGCGCAAACGATGTCGCTAATGCTATGGGAACCTCAGTAGGTTCAAACGCGATCACCATTAAACAAGCGATCATCATCGCGATGATCTTCGAATTTGCCGGCGCGTACCTCGCAGGCGGTGAAGTAACCAGCACGATCCGTAAAGGGATCATAGATTCGGCCTATTTTGTCGACTCACCTGAGCTGCTGGTGTACGGCATGATCTCGGCGCTACTGGCTGCCGGTATCTGGTTGGTTGTCGCGTCAGCCCTGGGCTGGCCGGTATCGACCACTCACTCTATCGTCGGCGCTATCGTAGGTTTTGCCGCCGTGGGTGTGAGCGCCGATTCTGTTGCCTGGAGCAAGGTATTGGGTATCGTGGGGTCATGGATCATCACACCGGCGATCTCTGGCTTTATCGCCTTTACCATCTTCCAAAGCGTACAGAAGCTGATCTTCAACACTGACAACCCGCTGGAAAACGCCAAGCGTTACGTGCCTTTCTATATGGCACTGGCCGGTTTCGTCATGTCGCTGGTGACCATCAAGAAGGGTCTGAAGCACGTAGGTCTGCACTTCACCAACGTCGAAGCCTACTCACTGGCGGTCTTTATTGCGATCCTGGTGGGCATTGGCGGTATGATTGCCATCAGACGTCTAAAGATGAGCCAGAGCGCCGATCGTCAGACGCAGTTTGGTAACGTGGAGAAGGTATTCGCTATTCTGATGGTTGTGACCGCTTGTTGTATGGCGTTCGCCCACGGTTCTAACGATGTCGCCAACGCTATTGGCCCTCTGGCCGCCGTGGTATCCGTGGTAAATAGCGGTGGCGAGATCGCCAGCAAGGCTGAATTAGTCTGGTGGATCCTACCACTAGGTGCCTTCGGTATTGTCATGGGTCTGGCTATCTTCGGTAAGCGTGTGATGCAGACTATCGGTAAGAACATCACTCACCTGACACCTAGCCGTGGTTTTGCCGCCGAGCTGGCTGCCGCCTCTACCGTGGTTATCGCCTCGGGTACGGGTCTGCCTATCTCGACCACTCAGACACTGGTTGGTGCCGTGTTGGGTGTGGGTATGGCGCGTGGTATCGCCGCCATCAACATCGGCGTGGTACGTAACATCGTGGTCTCTTGGGTAGTCACACTACCTGCGGGCGCGGGCCTGTCGATCATCTTCTTCTTCATGATCAAGGGGATCTTTAGCTAA
- a CDS encoding TIGR00153 family protein, with translation MPVNSILGVFAKSPIKPLQDHIDKVHDCASILVPFFDATVAGDWDKAVQLRKQISQSEREADELKREIRLTLPGGLFMPVERTDLLELLTQQDKIANKAKDISGRVIGRQLLVPEAIQDTFNAYLARCLDAVAQAKQAINELDDLLETGFRGREVDLVAKMIVELDKIEEDTDDLQIKIRRQLFSIENQLNPVDVMFLYKIIEWVGDLADLAERVGSRLELMLARV, from the coding sequence ATGCCAGTAAACTCTATTTTGGGCGTGTTTGCAAAATCGCCAATTAAACCATTACAAGATCATATCGACAAGGTGCACGATTGTGCCTCGATCCTTGTACCATTTTTTGACGCTACTGTCGCAGGTGACTGGGACAAAGCGGTTCAACTCCGTAAACAAATCAGCCAATCAGAACGTGAAGCAGACGAACTCAAGCGTGAGATCCGCTTAACGCTTCCCGGCGGCCTGTTTATGCCAGTTGAAAGAACAGACTTACTGGAGCTACTTACCCAGCAAGATAAAATCGCCAACAAGGCGAAAGACATTTCAGGTCGCGTTATCGGCCGTCAGCTACTTGTCCCAGAAGCAATTCAAGATACCTTTAATGCCTACCTGGCACGCTGTCTCGATGCAGTGGCTCAGGCTAAGCAAGCCATTAACGAGCTCGATGACCTGCTAGAAACAGGTTTCAGAGGCCGTGAGGTCGATCTTGTCGCTAAAATGATCGTGGAACTCGACAAAATTGAAGAGGACACCGACGATCTACAAATCAAAATCCGTCGTCAGTTGTTTAGCATCGAGAATCAGCTAAACCCTGTGGATGTGATGTTCCTCTATAAGATAATTGAGTGGGTTGGAGACTTGGCAGACCTTGCCGAGCGTGTCGGTTCCCGCCTAGAGCTAATGTTAGCTCGCGTCTAA
- a CDS encoding CYTH domain-containing protein, whose product MEAEIELKLFFPENKREALVSLLNSLPHSDAKGAIHLTNSYYDTPDLQLRRWDMGLRIRGRDGQFEQTIKTAGTVVGGVHSRPEYNIDIDQAKVNLSLFPTEIWPEGAEIGPVQDALVSLFDTDFTRMSWHIYLDESLVEVALDIGSISANGQCEPICELEFELLAGDAQALLALAERVTEQIPARLGRASKAQRGYRLAAMASPLQLDTLAFIALPKKGTPKQALVTLLETGLDRWQLLEEMLLESRQAARQLPLLGYRLRACIRLLRCTLAQFSLLDDKLLQAFDAIESQLSFVDKGLSLCELLDGDGALLSNLSEPEGLLDAVRHELAALEMPQKIDAMLNHVTYGQLQVRLVSLLMAVNAGQVYISEQQSLQAFADRLQEASWQQIVDLMPSNAELSSEDYQSFAKALDESILVGVAYGELYKHKSRDQFRAPWQDLVLGIRTLGAYHSLRQTAATQGRDIDDWLDSKEQSLLFAMEHSRRSALKVQPYWR is encoded by the coding sequence ATGGAAGCCGAGATAGAGCTAAAACTATTTTTCCCCGAAAACAAACGCGAAGCCTTGGTATCACTGCTTAACAGTCTACCCCATAGTGATGCAAAAGGCGCGATTCATCTGACCAACAGTTACTACGATACCCCAGATCTTCAGCTCAGACGCTGGGACATGGGACTGCGTATTCGTGGCCGAGACGGTCAATTTGAGCAGACGATCAAGACCGCCGGCACTGTGGTAGGTGGGGTGCACTCCCGCCCCGAGTACAATATTGATATCGATCAAGCAAAGGTCAATTTGTCGCTTTTCCCCACTGAGATCTGGCCAGAGGGCGCCGAAATCGGCCCGGTGCAGGATGCGCTGGTCTCGCTGTTTGACACAGACTTTACCCGCATGAGCTGGCATATCTATCTCGATGAGAGTCTGGTGGAGGTGGCGCTGGATATTGGCAGCATCAGCGCCAATGGCCAGTGCGAGCCTATCTGTGAGTTGGAATTTGAGCTGCTGGCGGGCGATGCCCAGGCGCTATTGGCGCTGGCCGAGCGGGTGACAGAGCAGATCCCGGCGAGACTTGGGCGCGCCAGCAAGGCCCAGCGGGGTTATCGCCTGGCGGCCATGGCTAGCCCCCTGCAGCTAGATACCCTGGCCTTTATCGCCCTGCCAAAGAAGGGCACTCCGAAACAGGCCTTGGTGACTCTATTGGAAACCGGCCTTGATCGCTGGCAGTTGCTGGAAGAGATGCTGCTGGAATCCCGGCAGGCGGCGCGGCAGTTGCCGTTGCTTGGCTATCGTCTGCGCGCCTGCATTCGCCTGCTGCGTTGCACCCTGGCGCAGTTTTCCCTGCTGGACGACAAATTGCTGCAGGCCTTCGACGCCATAGAGTCGCAGCTGAGCTTCGTCGACAAGGGGCTGAGTCTTTGCGAGCTGCTGGACGGTGACGGTGCCCTGCTGAGTAACCTGAGTGAGCCCGAAGGCTTGCTTGATGCGGTGCGCCATGAGCTGGCAGCCCTGGAGATGCCACAAAAGATAGATGCCATGCTTAACCATGTGACCTATGGTCAGTTGCAGGTTCGTCTGGTGAGCCTCTTGATGGCGGTCAACGCCGGGCAGGTATATATCAGCGAGCAGCAGAGCCTGCAGGCCTTCGCCGATCGGCTGCAGGAAGCCTCCTGGCAGCAGATTGTCGATTTAATGCCTTCCAATGCCGAGCTGAGCAGCGAAGATTATCAATCTTTTGCCAAGGCGCTTGATGAGAGCATCTTGGTCGGTGTCGCCTATGGTGAGCTGTATAAGCATAAGTCGCGGGATCAGTTCCGAGCCCCCTGGCAGGACTTGGTATTAGGCATACGCACCCTGGGTGCCTATCACAGTCTGAGGCAAACCGCCGCCACGCAGGGGCGGGATATCGATGATTGGCTCGATAGCAAGGAGCAGAGCCTGCTGTTTGCCATGGAGCATTCGCGCCGCTCGGCGCTTAAGGTGCAGCCCTACTGGCGATAA
- a CDS encoding ion transporter, whose protein sequence is MIDRKRWLLPINQNPTPFELAMMLLSLISVIVVLMLTFAKLDGETRRLLFFIDTSICVIFISYFFINLFRAEDKRDYFRHHWIDLVASIPAIEALRLARFFQILRVIRLIRMTRSILIPLMRQRQETTLASLLVAMVTILTLASVMILLVESGDPNANIHTAENAIWWALVTISTVGYGDYYPVTTIGHFIGGLVIVCGVSFFGVISGYMASIFIAPDSKQRQEAQSQQMRDELEMVLQRMEKNQETLLSEIATLKQQLNEKNK, encoded by the coding sequence ATGATCGATAGAAAGCGCTGGCTTCTGCCCATCAACCAGAACCCCACTCCCTTCGAGCTGGCGATGATGCTGCTCTCCCTGATCTCTGTCATCGTGGTGCTCATGTTGACCTTCGCCAAGCTGGATGGCGAGACCCGTCGCCTACTCTTCTTCATCGACACCAGCATCTGCGTCATCTTCATCAGCTACTTCTTTATCAACCTGTTTCGCGCCGAAGATAAGCGTGACTACTTCAGGCACCACTGGATCGACCTGGTGGCCAGTATCCCCGCCATCGAAGCCTTGAGGCTGGCCCGTTTCTTCCAGATTTTGCGGGTGATCCGTCTGATCCGCATGACCCGCTCTATCCTGATCCCCCTGATGCGCCAGCGCCAAGAGACCACCCTCGCCAGCCTGTTGGTGGCCATGGTGACCATACTCACCCTCGCCTCGGTAATGATTCTGTTGGTGGAGAGCGGCGACCCAAATGCCAATATCCACACCGCAGAAAATGCCATCTGGTGGGCGCTGGTGACCATCTCTACCGTAGGTTACGGCGACTATTATCCTGTCACCACAATAGGCCACTTCATCGGCGGCCTGGTGATCGTCTGTGGGGTGAGCTTCTTCGGGGTGATCTCGGGTTACATGGCCTCTATCTTCATCGCACCAGACAGCAAGCAGCGACAGGAGGCCCAGAGCCAACAGATGCGTGATGAGTTAGAGATGGTACTGCAGCGAATGGAGAAGAATCAGGAGACCCTGCTGTCGGAAATTGCGACGCTAAAGCAGCAGTTAAATGAGAAAAATAAGTAA
- a CDS encoding PspA/IM30 family protein, translating into MGILNKILTAFRGGATEVGQSIVDANSTRIFEQEIRDAEKHLTKAKRELTDVMAKEMQASREVDRLKRAIAEHEGYATQALEKENEALALEVAEKIAQLEQELSEHQSANDSFSAHAARLKDLVRKTERQLADYQRQLSMVKTTESVQKATATITDSFASSNSKLLNAKDSLERIKARQQQFDDRLKAAETLADENSDKSLQAKLAEAGIGEQKSNANAVLDRLKARK; encoded by the coding sequence ATGGGCATACTGAACAAGATCCTCACCGCATTTCGCGGTGGCGCCACCGAAGTTGGCCAGAGTATCGTCGACGCCAACTCGACACGCATCTTCGAACAAGAGATCCGTGACGCAGAGAAACACCTGACCAAGGCCAAGCGCGAGCTGACCGACGTCATGGCCAAAGAGATGCAAGCCAGCCGCGAAGTGGATCGCCTAAAGCGCGCCATCGCCGAACACGAAGGCTACGCGACTCAGGCGCTGGAGAAGGAAAACGAAGCCTTGGCCCTGGAAGTGGCCGAGAAGATCGCTCAGCTTGAGCAAGAGCTTTCTGAACACCAGAGCGCCAACGACAGCTTTAGCGCCCACGCCGCCCGTCTAAAAGACCTGGTGCGCAAGACAGAGCGCCAGCTGGCCGACTACCAACGTCAGCTCAGCATGGTCAAGACCACGGAAAGCGTGCAGAAAGCCACGGCGACCATTACCGATTCCTTCGCCAGCAGCAACTCTAAACTGTTGAACGCCAAGGATTCGTTGGAACGCATCAAGGCACGTCAGCAGCAGTTTGACGACCGTCTCAAGGCCGCCGAAACCCTGGCCGACGAGAACAGCGACAAGTCGCTACAGGCCAAGCTTGCCGAGGCGGGTATCGGCGAGCAGAAGTCCAATGCCAACGCGGTACTGGATCGCCTCAAAGCCCGTAAATAA